TAGGAAGTCCTGCTTTTTTCCACAAATCGAAAGCTTTTTGTTTTAGTGTTCTTTTTTTCTTCATGGTAGGGTTCGCTCCTACCACCCCTCATTACCTATGGTAATGAGGGCTTTCATTAATATGACTTTCTACAGAACCGTTCTGGGGTGTATTTTAAAATATTAAAAAAAGAAAAAGGTTAAGCTATGCCTTGTTTTTTCTCTGTGAGTACCTTCTGCGGCTGCAAGTACTCTGTTTTCCAAATTCCCTTTGTCAGCTTATCGAGTTCCTTGTCGAAATTTTCCAGCACTTCTGAATATTCTTCTGAATTAATGGCAATGCCCGCTTCTTCGTTTTCTGACTTTACTTCACTGGTGATAATTTTTTCCCTGAAATGCTTATAGTGATCCCTTATCGAACAGGGCATGAGCCAATTATGCGGATGTTTGGAGTTTTTCAGGCCGTACTTGTTCTGCCAATTCCTTCCGTTTTTGAAAAACTGCGAGAATAATGCATGCCTTATAGATTTCCCCTGTTTCAGGAGATCCTTAATGTTGTCGACATAATAAGGGACAAAAACACAGGGCATTATATTGCCGTTCCAATCTATATAAAGGTAGCCGCCGTCCCTGCCGTATGCTATACAGCCGTCTGAAAGCACTCCGCTGTTCCAGAAGTCTGCTATAAGGTATTGTTTCTTTTCAAGGAGATATTTCCATTTGTGATAGAGCTCAACTCTTTGCCGCGGGGTTACCATTATCTCCTTTGCCTGCCTTGCCCTTCCTATAGGCATAAGCTGAAACTTCCACATATAAGTTGCTCCCTGCTGTTCAAAATAGAAATCATAAAATTCATCTTCCAGAAGAATGTCTACGTTTTTATTGGTTGCAGTAACTGATATGCCAAAAGGAACGCCGTGTTGCCTCAGGTTTTCAAATGCCTTTAGGATATTATCGTGAATTCCTTTCCCTCTTCTTTCGTCGGTTTCAGCCTTAAATCCTTCTACTGAGATTGCAGGCGTAACATTTCCCAGCTCAGATAATTTCTTTGCATTTTCATTAGTTATGAATGTGCCGTTAGTGTAAACCAGGAAAAACATGTCAGGGTATTTTTTCCAGATGTCAAACAGGGTTTTGCCCTTATTTCTGTAAAGAAATGGCTCTCCTCCGCTTATGGTCATAAAGCGGTTGCCGAATGAATGATATGCTTCATCAACTATTTTCTCAACAATATCATAGGGCAGCGTTTCTGTGGTGTCTGCGCGGCATGCTGCGTAGCACCCTTCACAATTTAAATTACATTTCTGAGTAGGCGACAACACCAGAAAACCGGGAGGAGATTCCCCATATTTTTTCCTGAACTGCTCTCTTACGTGCAATGAATTTTTTTCTCCCAAAAATGCGCCTGCCACCAGGCTGTTTACTATTTTATTTGCTACGTTTTTTGAAAAATATCCTTTGTCTATGTTCCGCAGGGTGCAGGAAAGCATGGCTTTTGCAAACTGGTATTTTTTTTCCTGTACCGATTTAGGATAATTAAGCTCTTTTTCCACGATATTTTCGTACATTAATTTATCGAGCTTATTCACAAGAGGCTTTCTTATGTTCC
This DNA window, taken from Candidatus Woesearchaeota archaeon, encodes the following:
- a CDS encoding radical SAM protein: MSRNIRKPLVNKLDKLMYENIVEKELNYPKSVQEKKYQFAKAMLSCTLRNIDKGYFSKNVANKIVNSLVAGAFLGEKNSLHVREQFRKKYGESPPGFLVLSPTQKCNLNCEGCYAACRADTTETLPYDIVEKIVDEAYHSFGNRFMTISGGEPFLYRNKGKTLFDIWKKYPDMFFLVYTNGTFITNENAKKLSELGNVTPAISVEGFKAETDERRGKGIHDNILKAFENLRQHGVPFGISVTATNKNVDILLEDEFYDFYFEQQGATYMWKFQLMPIGRARQAKEIMVTPRQRVELYHKWKYLLEKKQYLIADFWNSGVLSDGCIAYGRDGGYLYIDWNGNIMPCVFVPYYVDNIKDLLKQGKSIRHALFSQFFKNGRNWQNKYGLKNSKHPHNWLMPCSIRDHYKHFREKIITSEVKSENEEAGIAINSEEYSEVLENFDKELDKLTKGIWKTEYLQPQKVLTEKKQGIA